A window from Oreochromis aureus strain Israel breed Guangdong linkage group 16, ZZ_aureus, whole genome shotgun sequence encodes these proteins:
- the glra2 gene encoding glycine receptor subunit alpha-2 isoform X2 gives MNRSLIKVLAALFTYLMETYNFRVVDAKEHDSRSSSNLSPSDFLDSLMGRTSGYDARIRPNFKGPPVNVTCNIFINSFGSVTETTMDYRVNIFLRQKWNDPRLAYSKYPDSSLDLDPSMLDSIWKPDLFFANEKGANFHDVTTDNKLLRIFKDGTVLYSIRLTLILSCPMDLKNFPMDVQTCTMQLESFGYTMNDLVFEWLENGAVQVSEGLTLPQFIMRDEKELGYCTKHYNTGKFTCIEVKFHLERQMGYYLIQMYIPSLLIVILSWVSFWINMDAAPARVALGITTVLTMTTQSSGSRASLPKVSYVKAIDIWMAVCLLFVFAALLEYAGVNFVSRQQKEFLRLRRRQRRNHKDDDLREGRFNFAGYNMSQCLPTKDGSAVKNAVPAPNPQQPASKDIDTMRKKFVDRAKRIDTISRAAFPLAFLIFNVFYWVTYKIIRHEDIHKK, from the exons ATGAATCGCTCCCTTATTAAGGTTTTAGCAGCTTTATTCACATATCTGATGGAGACATACAACTTCAG AGTTGTGGACGCCAAGGAGCACGATTCCAGATCATCCTCCAACCTGTCTCCATCAGACTTTCTGGACTCACTCATGGGTCGCACGTCTGGGTATGATGCGCGAATAAGACCGAATTTTAAAG GTCCCCCTGTAAACGTTACATGCAATATTTTTATCAACAGTTTCGGCTCTGTCACAGAGACAACTATG GATTACAGAGTGAACATCTTCCTGCGGCAGAAGTGGAATGACCCTCGGCTGGCGTACAGTAAATACCCAGATTCCTCCCTTGACCTGGACCCATCTATGCTGGACTCCATATGGAAGCCTGACCTCTTCTTCGCCAACGAGAAAGGAGCCAACTTCCATGATGTCACCACAGACAACAAGCTGCTGAGGATCTTCAAAGATGGGACTGTCCTCTACAGCATCAG GTTGACTCTCATTCTATCGTGCCCGATGGATCTGAAAAACTTTCCAATGGATGTCCAAACTTGTACGATGCAACTGGAAAGTT TTGGATACACCATGAATGACTTGGTGTTTGAGTGGCTGGAGAACGGTGCAGTACAGGTGTCGGAGGGACTCACCCTGCCTCAGTTTATCATGAGGGATGAAAAGGAGTTGGGCTACTGTACCAAACACTACAACACCG GGAAATTTACCTGTATTGAAGTTAAATTCCACCTGGAGCGCCAAATGGGCTACTACCTGATCCAGATGTACATTCCTTCTCTCCTCATTGTCATCCTCTCGTGGGTGTCTTTTTGGATTAATAtggatgctgctccagccagagTGGCGCTGGGAATCACCACTGTGCTTACCATGACCACCCAAAGCTCTGGGTCCAGGGCTTCTCTTCCAAAG GTCTCCTATGTGAAAGCCATTGATATCTGGATGGCTGTGTGTCTGCTCTTTGTATTTGCTGCATTGCTCGAATATGCTGGGGTTAATTTTGTCTCCAGGCAACAGAAAGAGTTCCTTCGCCTGAGGCGAAGACAAAGGAGGAATCACAAG GATGATGATCTGCGTGAAGGCCGCTTTAATTTTGCCGGCTACAACATGAGCCAATGTCTGCCAACAAAGGATGGCTCGGCTGTTAAAAATGCTGTTCCAGCTCCCAACCCTCAACAACCAGCCTCAAAGGACATAGACACCATGAGGAAAAAGTTTGTGGACAGAGCCAAGAGGATCGACACGATCTCACGGGCCGCCTTTCCTCTGGCTTTCCTCATCTTCAATGTCTTCTACTGGGTTACCTACAAGATCATCCGGCATGAGGACATCCATAAAAAGTAA
- the glra2 gene encoding glycine receptor subunit alpha-2 isoform X1, translating into MNRSLIKVLAALFTYLMETYNFRVVDAKEHDSRSSSNLSPSDFLDSLMGRTSGYDARIRPNFKGPPVNVTCNIFINSFGSIAETTMDYRVNIFLRQKWNDPRLAYSKYPDSSLDLDPSMLDSIWKPDLFFANEKGANFHDVTTDNKLLRIFKDGTVLYSIRLTLILSCPMDLKNFPMDVQTCTMQLESFGYTMNDLVFEWLENGAVQVSEGLTLPQFIMRDEKELGYCTKHYNTGKFTCIEVKFHLERQMGYYLIQMYIPSLLIVILSWVSFWINMDAAPARVALGITTVLTMTTQSSGSRASLPKVSYVKAIDIWMAVCLLFVFAALLEYAGVNFVSRQQKEFLRLRRRQRRNHKDDDLREGRFNFAGYNMSQCLPTKDGSAVKNAVPAPNPQQPASKDIDTMRKKFVDRAKRIDTISRAAFPLAFLIFNVFYWVTYKIIRHEDIHKK; encoded by the exons ATGAATCGCTCCCTTATTAAGGTTTTAGCAGCTTTATTCACATATCTGATGGAGACATACAACTTCAG AGTTGTGGACGCCAAGGAGCACGATTCCAGATCATCCTCCAACCTGTCTCCATCAGACTTTCTGGACTCACTCATGGGTCGCACGTCTGGGTATGATGCGCGAATAAGACCGAATTTTAAAG GTCCACCAGTTAATGTTACCTGCAACATATTTATCAACAGCTTTGGTTCTATAGCAGAAACTACAATG GATTACAGAGTGAACATCTTCCTGCGGCAGAAGTGGAATGACCCTCGGCTGGCGTACAGTAAATACCCAGATTCCTCCCTTGACCTGGACCCATCTATGCTGGACTCCATATGGAAGCCTGACCTCTTCTTCGCCAACGAGAAAGGAGCCAACTTCCATGATGTCACCACAGACAACAAGCTGCTGAGGATCTTCAAAGATGGGACTGTCCTCTACAGCATCAG GTTGACTCTCATTCTATCGTGCCCGATGGATCTGAAAAACTTTCCAATGGATGTCCAAACTTGTACGATGCAACTGGAAAGTT TTGGATACACCATGAATGACTTGGTGTTTGAGTGGCTGGAGAACGGTGCAGTACAGGTGTCGGAGGGACTCACCCTGCCTCAGTTTATCATGAGGGATGAAAAGGAGTTGGGCTACTGTACCAAACACTACAACACCG GGAAATTTACCTGTATTGAAGTTAAATTCCACCTGGAGCGCCAAATGGGCTACTACCTGATCCAGATGTACATTCCTTCTCTCCTCATTGTCATCCTCTCGTGGGTGTCTTTTTGGATTAATAtggatgctgctccagccagagTGGCGCTGGGAATCACCACTGTGCTTACCATGACCACCCAAAGCTCTGGGTCCAGGGCTTCTCTTCCAAAG GTCTCCTATGTGAAAGCCATTGATATCTGGATGGCTGTGTGTCTGCTCTTTGTATTTGCTGCATTGCTCGAATATGCTGGGGTTAATTTTGTCTCCAGGCAACAGAAAGAGTTCCTTCGCCTGAGGCGAAGACAAAGGAGGAATCACAAG GATGATGATCTGCGTGAAGGCCGCTTTAATTTTGCCGGCTACAACATGAGCCAATGTCTGCCAACAAAGGATGGCTCGGCTGTTAAAAATGCTGTTCCAGCTCCCAACCCTCAACAACCAGCCTCAAAGGACATAGACACCATGAGGAAAAAGTTTGTGGACAGAGCCAAGAGGATCGACACGATCTCACGGGCCGCCTTTCCTCTGGCTTTCCTCATCTTCAATGTCTTCTACTGGGTTACCTACAAGATCATCCGGCATGAGGACATCCATAAAAAGTAA